The Oscillospiraceae bacterium genome has a segment encoding these proteins:
- a CDS encoding TlpA family protein disulfide reductase, which yields MKKSKILTILMVLVLMVSLVACSTTKNNDKSKSNNTADISSLMKSEPSDLEGATALYQKLMQKENEILSSNSQLWEKVFLSANKDSSKIEDGTNYGDFLLNTIENGKDNFTADELKILKDGANQIKEIEGKLTILEQKYPGCGSKPSEGESVDAESAGMVSNNSKLTKFPSFKGKDLDGNDVNSDDIFSSNKVTVINFWFTTCNPCVGELGDLEKLNKELAQKGGTVIGINSFTLGGDKTAISEAKDVLTKKGITYKNVWFDSNSEAGKFASGLYSYPTTYVVDKNGNIVGQPIVGAITSSSQAKQLNKLIDQAIENSKK from the coding sequence ATGAAAAAATCAAAAATATTAACTATACTTATGGTTTTAGTGCTTATGGTTAGCCTTGTTGCTTGTTCAACAACTAAAAATAACGACAAATCTAAGTCAAATAATACGGCTGATATTTCATCTTTAATGAAAAGTGAACCAAGCGATTTAGAGGGCGCAACTGCACTTTATCAAAAGCTTATGCAAAAAGAAAATGAAATTTTATCAAGTAATTCACAGCTTTGGGAAAAAGTGTTTTTGTCAGCAAATAAGGACTCTTCTAAGATTGAAGACGGAACAAATTACGGCGACTTTTTGCTCAATACTATTGAAAACGGTAAAGATAACTTTACTGCAGATGAGTTGAAAATTCTTAAAGACGGTGCAAATCAAATTAAAGAAATTGAGGGTAAACTCACAATTTTAGAACAAAAATATCCGGGCTGTGGCAGTAAGCCGAGCGAGGGTGAAAGTGTTGACGCTGAAAGTGCAGGTATGGTAAGTAACAATAGCAAACTTACTAAGTTTCCAAGCTTTAAGGGTAAGGACCTTGACGGAAATGATGTTAACAGTGATGACATCTTCTCATCTAACAAAGTAACGGTTATAAATTTTTGGTTTACTACTTGTAATCCTTGTGTAGGTGAACTTGGCGATTTGGAAAAGCTTAATAAAGAACTTGCACAAAAAGGTGGTACCGTTATAGGTATTAACTCATTTACTCTTGGCGGTGACAAGACTGCTATATCTGAGGCTAAGGATGTTTTGACCAAAAAAGGTATTACCTACAAAAATGTTTGGTTTGATTCAAACAGTGAGGCCGGTAAATTTGCTTCAGGTCTTTATTCATATCCAACAACGTATGTAGTTGATAAAAACGGAAATATTGTAGGTCAACCAATTGTTGGTGCAATAACTTCATCATCACAAGCAAAGCAACTTAATAAACTTATTGATCAAGCAATTGAAAACAGTAAAAAATAA
- a CDS encoding 4Fe-4S binding protein encodes MDKRKKNVSKLVSRFRTCIQAGATLLTNIHLPNFFKGGIYQGNGKAVCVPGLNCYSCPAASGACPIGSFQAVVGSSKFKFSYYVTGFLILLGVLLGRFICGFLCPFGWIQDLLHKIPCKKLSTKKLKPLTYLKYIILLLTVVLLPVLVVNDVGMGDPFFCKYICPQGVLEGAIPLSAIDEGIRSALGNKFIQKLIILIIVVVLSVVFYRPFCKWICPLGAFYALMNKVSLLGIKVDEHKCVSCGKCARACKMDVDVIKTPNSTECIRCGKCITACPTDALSFHYGFGMPEKNLCNTVKENNKTDMKTNNKKDITTEE; translated from the coding sequence TTGGATAAAAGAAAAAAGAATGTTTCAAAGCTTGTAAGCCGTTTTCGTACTTGTATTCAGGCAGGTGCAACGCTTTTGACAAATATTCATTTACCTAATTTTTTTAAAGGCGGAATATATCAGGGCAATGGCAAGGCTGTGTGCGTACCGGGGCTAAATTGCTACTCTTGTCCTGCTGCGTCGGGTGCGTGTCCAATCGGCTCGTTTCAGGCTGTTGTAGGCTCATCAAAATTTAAGTTTTCCTATTATGTAACAGGATTTTTAATTTTGCTTGGCGTGTTGCTTGGTCGATTTATTTGTGGCTTTTTGTGTCCGTTTGGATGGATTCAAGATTTGCTTCATAAAATACCGTGTAAAAAGCTTTCAACAAAAAAACTAAAGCCTTTAACATATTTAAAATATATCATCTTGCTGTTGACGGTTGTATTACTACCTGTACTTGTGGTTAATGATGTTGGAATGGGCGACCCGTTCTTTTGCAAATATATATGCCCACAGGGTGTGCTTGAGGGTGCAATTCCATTGTCTGCTATTGATGAGGGTATACGCTCGGCTTTAGGAAATAAATTTATTCAAAAGCTTATTATTTTGATTATTGTAGTTGTACTGAGTGTGGTTTTCTATCGACCGTTTTGCAAGTGGATTTGTCCACTCGGTGCTTTTTATGCATTGATGAACAAGGTGTCGTTGCTTGGCATAAAGGTTGATGAGCATAAATGCGTGTCTTGTGGCAAATGCGCAAGAGCGTGTAAAATGGATGTTGATGTAATAAAAACACCAAACAGCACTGAATGTATTCGTTGTGGTAAGTGTATAACTGCTTGTCCTACGGATGCACTAAGCTTTCACTACGGATTTGGTATGCCTGAAAAAAATCTTTGCAACACTGTAAAAGAAAATAACAAAACAGATATGAAAACAAATAACAAAAAAGATATAACAACGGAGGAATAA
- the rfbA gene encoding glucose-1-phosphate thymidylyltransferase RfbA, whose product MKGIILAGGSGTRLYPLTQITSKQLLPVYDKPMIYYPLTTLMLAGVRDILIISTPRDLPRFQSLLGDGARFGLRLSYKEQPSPDGLAQAFILGADFIGDDCCCMVLGDNIFYGAGLRRLLQSAVENAEQNHRATVFGYHVEDPGRFGIVEFDRENRVVSLEEKPAVPKSNYAVTGLYFYDNRCVDYAEGLTPSARGELEITDLNRLYLQAGDLDVKLLGRGYAWLDTGTTDSLLEAGNFVRTIQHQQGVEISSPEEVAYINGWITADDLAAAAKTYGKSAYGAYLQAVVRGEIQY is encoded by the coding sequence ATGAAAGGTATAATTTTGGCAGGGGGCAGCGGCACCCGGTTGTATCCGCTGACCCAGATCACCTCCAAGCAGCTGCTGCCGGTGTATGATAAGCCTATGATCTACTATCCGCTGACCACGCTGATGTTGGCGGGGGTGCGGGATATTCTCATTATCAGCACGCCCCGGGATCTGCCCCGATTTCAGTCTCTCTTGGGGGACGGCGCCCGGTTCGGTCTGCGGCTCAGCTACAAGGAACAGCCCTCCCCGGATGGGCTGGCCCAGGCCTTTATCCTGGGTGCGGACTTTATTGGTGACGACTGCTGCTGTATGGTGCTGGGGGACAATATCTTTTACGGCGCCGGGCTGAGGCGGCTGCTGCAAAGCGCGGTAGAGAACGCAGAGCAAAATCATCGCGCCACCGTGTTCGGCTATCATGTAGAGGACCCGGGGCGCTTTGGCATTGTGGAGTTCGACCGGGAGAACCGGGTGGTGTCGCTGGAGGAGAAGCCGGCGGTGCCCAAGAGCAATTATGCGGTCACCGGGCTGTATTTCTATGACAATCGGTGCGTGGACTACGCCGAAGGACTGACCCCCTCCGCCCGGGGAGAGCTGGAAATCACCGATCTGAATCGGCTGTACTTACAGGCGGGGGATCTGGATGTAAAACTGCTGGGGCGGGGCTACGCCTGGCTGGATACCGGCACCACGGACAGCCTGTTAGAGGCCGGCAACTTTGTGCGTACGATTCAGCACCAGCAGGGGGTGGAGATCTCCTCCCCGGAGGAAGTGGCCTATATTAACGGCTGGATCACCGCCGATGATTTGGCGGCAGCGGCCAAGACCTATGGCAAATCCGCATACGGCGCCTACTTGCAGGCGGTGGTGCGGGGCGAAATACAATACTGA
- a CDS encoding IS3 family transposase has protein sequence MSKRIFAQTFIDEINNYIIRYNTKRMKQSLGFMSPVEYRHRLGLSV, from the coding sequence TTGTCAAAAAGAATTTTTGCGCAGACTTTTATAGATGAAATTAATAATTATATCATCCGGTATAACACCAAACGTATGAAACAATCTCTGGGATTTATGAGCCCGGTAGAGTACAGACATCGTCTTGGTTTATCTGTTTAA
- a CDS encoding helix-turn-helix domain-containing protein: MNIEFEKQMGRNIRHIREEKGMTQELLSAKLQLAGCDITRSAVAKIEVGQRHIYPDEIRHIRQILSTTYEELFERQYN, from the coding sequence ATGAATATTGAATTTGAAAAGCAGATGGGGCGGAATATCCGCCATATTCGGGAAGAAAAGGGCATGACCCAGGAGCTGCTCTCCGCCAAATTACAGCTGGCCGGGTGCGACATCACCCGCAGCGCCGTGGCCAAGATCGAGGTGGGGCAGCGGCATATTTATCCAGACGAGATCCGCCACATTCGGCAGATTTTGAGCACCACCTATGAAGAATTATTTGAACGGCAGTATAACTGA
- the rfbD gene encoding dTDP-4-dehydrorhamnose reductase yields the protein MRILVTGGSGQLGTDVAQAAAAKGWQVWAPDHTELDITHPAQVESAIGDYRPDWVVHCAAYTAVDRAETEEKICMAVNAAGTEYVAHACAAAGCGLLYPSTDYVFDGSGTVPHPVTERPAPLNVYGRSKLLGEQAAQAVPRHAILRISWVFGLHGNNFVKTMLRLAERRTRLSVVDDQIGCPTYTVDLARLICQMAEQNAQGVFHAAGSGQPVSWYDFARRIFDLAGKEIELEPISTAAYPTAARRPLNSRLDCSALAAAGLTPLPEWQDALARYLQALEEEKV from the coding sequence ATGCGAATTTTAGTAACAGGGGGCAGCGGCCAGCTGGGTACGGATGTGGCACAGGCAGCCGCGGCCAAGGGTTGGCAGGTATGGGCCCCCGATCATACGGAACTGGATATTACCCACCCGGCGCAGGTGGAGTCTGCCATCGGCGACTACCGCCCGGACTGGGTGGTGCACTGCGCGGCCTACACGGCGGTGGATCGGGCAGAGACGGAAGAGAAAATTTGTATGGCTGTTAATGCAGCGGGCACGGAATATGTGGCTCACGCCTGCGCGGCAGCAGGCTGCGGGCTGCTGTACCCGTCTACGGATTATGTGTTTGACGGCAGCGGCACGGTGCCCCATCCGGTGACGGAGCGCCCGGCGCCCCTGAATGTGTACGGTCGCAGCAAGCTGCTGGGCGAGCAGGCGGCGCAGGCGGTGCCCCGCCACGCCATCTTGCGGATCAGCTGGGTGTTTGGCCTGCACGGCAACAATTTTGTAAAGACCATGCTGCGCCTGGCAGAGCGCCGTACCCGCCTGTCGGTAGTGGACGACCAGATCGGCTGCCCCACCTATACGGTGGATTTGGCCCGGCTCATTTGCCAAATGGCAGAGCAAAACGCACAGGGTGTGTTCCACGCCGCCGGCAGCGGTCAACCGGTGAGCTGGTACGACTTTGCCCGGCGGATTTTTGACCTTGCCGGCAAAGAGATAGAATTGGAGCCGATCTCTACCGCAGCGTACCCCACGGCGGCTCGGCGACCGCTGAACAGCCGGCTGGATTGCAGCGCCTTGGCGGCAGCGGGCCTCACCCCCTTGCCGGAGTGGCAAGACGCACTGGCGCGGTATTTACAGGCATTGGAGGAAGAAAAGGTATGA
- a CDS encoding DMT family transporter produces MGRASVFENRKWVPLFAGSAALSWACAFPLIKLGLADFGIAGTDTGGKALFAGARFLLAGLVVLAVAKLCGRSFAVPRGKTRWQLVLFGLVNTALHYFFFYLGVSNSPGGRASILDSLGTFLLIIAAAVMFREKLTLRSIFGCLLGFSGIVLINLGSTAGQFTLSGDGMLLCSSVCAMAGGLLTRVVTRKMDPLVATGHSLALGGALLIPAGLLMGAHPVGVHPKGLLILAALVAVSAVGFSFYNQLLRYHPVGQIAIYNAFIPVLGVVLSCLLLGEPFSWRYLLSGALVTIGICAVNLPGKGKN; encoded by the coding sequence ATGGGCCGAGCCTCTGTGTTTGAAAATCGAAAATGGGTGCCCCTGTTTGCCGGCAGCGCGGCGCTAAGCTGGGCCTGCGCCTTTCCCCTGATCAAGCTGGGTTTGGCGGACTTTGGCATCGCCGGCACAGACACCGGCGGCAAGGCACTGTTCGCCGGAGCGCGGTTCTTGCTGGCCGGTCTGGTGGTGCTGGCGGTAGCCAAGCTGTGCGGCCGCTCCTTTGCGGTGCCCCGGGGCAAGACACGGTGGCAGCTGGTGCTCTTTGGTCTGGTCAACACGGCGCTGCACTACTTTTTCTTTTATCTGGGCGTATCCAATTCCCCCGGCGGCCGGGCGTCTATCCTGGACAGCCTGGGCACTTTCCTGCTGATTATCGCAGCCGCGGTGATGTTCCGGGAAAAGCTCACCCTACGGTCGATTTTCGGCTGCCTGTTGGGGTTCTCCGGCATTGTGCTCATCAACCTGGGCAGCACCGCCGGGCAGTTCACCCTCTCCGGCGACGGTATGCTGCTGTGCAGCAGTGTGTGCGCCATGGCAGGTGGACTGCTGACCCGGGTGGTCACCCGCAAAATGGACCCGCTGGTGGCTACCGGCCATTCCCTGGCACTGGGCGGCGCGCTGCTGATCCCTGCCGGGCTGCTGATGGGCGCCCACCCGGTGGGTGTACACCCCAAGGGACTGCTGATCCTGGCGGCGCTGGTGGCAGTGTCTGCCGTGGGTTTTTCGTTTTACAACCAACTGCTGCGCTACCACCCGGTGGGGCAGATTGCCATTTATAACGCCTTTATTCCGGTACTGGGGGTGGTACTCTCCTGCCTGCTGCTGGGGGAGCCTTTCTCCTGGCGCTATCTGCTGTCCGGCGCGCTGGTTACCATCGGGATCTGCGCCGTAAATTTGCCCGGCAAAGGCAAGAATTGA
- a CDS encoding Ig-like domain-containing protein, with protein sequence MKRKISILLALMMAVCMVGAVQITAYAATTAKSVSLSTTTYTYDGKVKKPKVTAKDKKGKKIAAKYYTVKYPSGRKNVGTYTVKVKFKGKYKGTKSASFKIVPKGTAVSSVSAGKKSFTVKWKKQATQTTGYQVQYAENRSFKSAGSKTVSKNSTTSLKVNGKPIKKYYVRVRTYKKVGKTNYYSSWSKASSVTTKTGLSLNAYKITLFNGEGYKLKCTGTDKKITWQTSDPTVAVVNRSGEISANGSGQCTITAKTADDRISCKVTVPEYYPENYNVPDFGAYFNVPLVDYDNKGDGDTVFCVYSYDAVVSQSADWLNDYYDILQDYGYEFYREDDKRDEDGLYYYSFINEDTNDLVMLAVAFYNNTPDHIIVTYINTTNY encoded by the coding sequence ATGAAAAGAAAAATCAGTATTCTTTTGGCGCTGATGATGGCCGTCTGTATGGTAGGCGCCGTGCAGATCACCGCCTATGCCGCCACTACGGCCAAGAGCGTGTCGCTGTCTACCACCACTTACACCTACGACGGCAAGGTGAAGAAGCCTAAGGTGACCGCCAAGGACAAGAAGGGCAAAAAGATCGCCGCCAAGTATTACACGGTCAAGTACCCCTCCGGCAGAAAAAATGTGGGCACTTATACGGTTAAGGTCAAATTCAAGGGTAAGTACAAGGGCACTAAGAGCGCCAGCTTTAAGATCGTGCCCAAGGGGACTGCCGTCTCCTCTGTGTCCGCCGGTAAAAAGTCCTTTACCGTTAAGTGGAAGAAGCAGGCCACCCAAACCACCGGCTATCAGGTGCAGTATGCAGAGAACAGAAGCTTCAAATCCGCCGGCAGCAAGACCGTAAGCAAGAATTCCACCACCTCGCTGAAAGTAAACGGCAAACCCATTAAAAAATACTATGTGCGGGTGCGCACCTATAAGAAAGTGGGCAAGACCAACTATTACAGCAGCTGGTCAAAGGCTTCCTCCGTCACCACCAAAACCGGGCTGAGCCTGAACGCCTACAAAATCACCCTCTTTAACGGTGAGGGTTACAAATTAAAGTGCACCGGCACGGATAAAAAGATCACCTGGCAGACCAGCGATCCTACCGTGGCGGTGGTGAACCGCTCCGGCGAGATCAGCGCCAACGGCTCCGGTCAGTGCACCATTACGGCCAAAACCGCAGACGACCGGATCAGCTGCAAAGTAACAGTGCCGGAGTATTACCCGGAGAATTACAATGTACCGGACTTTGGTGCGTACTTTAATGTGCCGCTGGTTGACTACGACAATAAAGGAGATGGCGATACAGTATTCTGTGTTTATTCTTATGATGCGGTGGTCAGTCAAAGCGCCGATTGGTTGAATGATTACTACGATATATTGCAGGATTATGGATATGAATTCTATAGAGAAGACGATAAGCGGGATGAAGATGGCTTGTATTATTACTCGTTTATAAATGAGGACACAAATGATTTGGTTATGCTTGCGGTAGCATTTTACAATAACACACCCGATCATATTATCGTTACTTACATCAATACAACGAATTATTGA
- the rfbB gene encoding dTDP-glucose 4,6-dehydratase — protein sequence MTVLVTGGAGFIGANFIFYQLTHHPEDRVVCLDKLTYAGNLETLADVMENPNFRFVQGDIADAQAVERLFLQEKPDYVVNFAAESHVDRSITQPDLFLKTNVLGTGVLLDACRRHGVTRYHQVSTDEVYGDLPLDRPDLFFTEETPIHTSSPYSASKAGADLLVLAYARTYGLPVTVSRCSNNYGPYHFPEKLIPLMITRALADQSLPVYGTGENVRDWLYVEDHCAAIDLILRRGTAGEVYNIGGHNERTNLQVVQAVLAALGKPESLITFVTDRPGHDRRYAIDPTKIHRELGWQPETDFDTGLRRTVEWYLTHRDWWSHILSGEYQNYFQAMYRERLGE from the coding sequence ATGACTGTACTTGTGACCGGCGGTGCCGGGTTTATCGGTGCCAACTTTATATTTTACCAACTGACCCACCACCCGGAGGATCGGGTGGTCTGCCTGGACAAGCTGACCTATGCGGGCAATTTGGAGACCCTGGCGGATGTGATGGAGAACCCCAACTTCCGCTTTGTGCAGGGGGATATTGCCGATGCGCAGGCGGTGGAGCGCCTGTTTTTGCAGGAGAAACCGGATTATGTAGTAAACTTTGCGGCGGAGAGCCATGTGGACCGCTCCATTACCCAGCCGGATCTGTTCTTAAAGACCAATGTGCTGGGCACCGGGGTATTGCTGGACGCCTGCCGCCGTCACGGAGTCACCCGGTATCACCAGGTGTCCACCGATGAGGTGTACGGCGATCTGCCCCTGGATCGGCCGGATCTGTTCTTTACGGAAGAAACGCCCATCCACACCTCCAGCCCCTATTCTGCCTCCAAGGCGGGGGCGGATCTGCTGGTGCTGGCCTACGCCCGCACCTACGGGTTGCCGGTCACGGTAAGCCGGTGCTCCAACAACTACGGCCCCTACCACTTCCCGGAGAAGTTGATTCCCTTAATGATCACCCGGGCGCTGGCAGATCAAAGCCTGCCGGTGTACGGCACCGGCGAGAATGTGCGGGACTGGCTGTATGTGGAGGATCACTGCGCCGCCATTGACCTGATTTTGCGCCGAGGCACGGCGGGAGAAGTGTATAACATCGGCGGGCATAATGAGCGCACCAACTTGCAGGTGGTGCAGGCGGTGCTGGCCGCTTTGGGCAAGCCGGAAAGTCTGATCACTTTCGTCACCGACCGGCCGGGTCACGATCGGCGTTATGCCATTGATCCTACGAAAATTCACCGAGAGCTGGGCTGGCAGCCGGAGACGGATTTTGACACCGGGCTGCGTCGCACGGTAGAGTGGTATCTGACCCACCGGGATTGGTGGAGCCACATTCTCAGCGGCGAATATCAAAATTATTTTCAGGCCATGTACAGAGAGCGGTTAGGCGAATAA